CCGGAAACGATAGCCGCCTGATTGCCGTGAGTCAACCATTATGACGCGTTGAGTGCGATGTGGCTGAAGCGCGATCCGCCCCTCGCCCGATGGCTCGGCGAGGGGCGGATCTGGTCGTGCGGTGAGTTCTCTGCGTCTCCGCGTGAGACCCCTGCGGTTCCTAGCGGGCCGGCTGGCCGGCGCCCTGCTTGTCGCGCGCGGTGAGCTGGTTGGGCGGGATCCACCAGTAGATCACGTCTTCCCACCACTCGGGGCCGCGGAACTTCACCCCGCGGAAGCGCGAGCTCACGCCGTAGAACTCGGGGTCGAAGAAGATCGGCGCGTACACGGCGTCGTCGATCACCGTCTGCTCGATCTGGCGCCACATCCCGCGCGACCGGCCGGTGTCGGCCTCCACGATCACCGAGTCGAGCAGCGCGTCGAGCCTGGGGTTCCGGTATCCCGCGAAGTTGGCGCCGCCCGGGGGAATGCTGGCGGACGACCACACGCCGCGCGCGTTGGGCCCCATCACCCCCGGGCCCCATCCCCATCCCCAGAACGAGCCCACGAACTCGCGGCCGCGCAGCCGGGCCACCCAGGTGGTGCGCTCGTACGACTGCGGCACGATGGCGATGCCCGCCTGCTTGGCCATGGCCTGCATGGCGATGAGCATGTCCTGCCGTACCGGGTCCGCCGAGCTGTACTCGATGACCAGCCGCAGCGGCTGGCCGCCCTTGTCGCGGATGCCGTCGCCGTTGCTGTCGACCCACCCGGCCTGCTGCAGCAGCTGGCCGGCCTGCGCCACGTTGTACGGAATGGGCCGCACGTCGGGGCTGTGCTCGCGCAGCTTGGAGGGGATGGGCGACAGCGCCGGCTCGCCCTCGGGCCCGAACTCGAGCTGCGCCAGCTGCTGCCGGTTCACCGACATCAGGAAGGCGCGCCGGACCACGGGGTCGTTCACCGGCGGCTTGTCGACGTTCCACACGATCCACCCCGGCCGCACGCGCGCCGCGCTGGCCAGGCGGACGTTGGGCGAGGCCCGGAGCCGCGCCTGCTGGTCGGCCGTCACCTTGTCCAGGTCGCCCTCGCCGTTGATCAGCGCGGTCAGGCGCGCGCTGGGGTCGGGAACCACGCGCACGATGATGCGGTCCAGCGAGGGGCGCTGCGGGGCGTCGCGGTTGGCCTCGACCACGATCTCCTGGTTCTTGTTCCAGCGCACGAAGCGGAACAGCCCGTTCCCCACCGGCCGCTGGTTGAACGCCGCGAAGCGCATCCGTGCCGGCGGGATGCTGTCCAGCAGGTGCCGGGGAACGGGGACCACCTCGAGCAGCGAGTTGACGGTGGCGGGGCCGGGCTTCGACAGCTTCACCTCCACCGTCATGCTGTCGAGCGCGCGCGCCGAGGCGATCCCCTCGATGTCCTGCTGGCGGGTGGAGGCGATCTGGTCGTTCTTCTGCATCTGGATGGCGTACACCACGTCGTTCGCGCTGGTGGGAACGCCGTCGTGCCACCTGATCCCCGGCCGCACGTGCACGACCACGGTGGTGGGGTCCTTCACCTCCCACCGCTCGGCGAAGTCCGGCGTGTAGTTGCTGAGCGTGCTGTCGCGCCGGCCGATGGCCCGGAACATCAGGTGCACCAGCTGATACGACTGCGTGGCCTCGAAGATGAGGGGGTTCAGGTTGTCGGCGTCGCCCTCGGCCAGCATGACCAGGGTGCCGCCCGGGGGCCCGCCGCCGAAGGTGTTGAAGTTCCCGGGCGGAGGCGCCTCGTCGGCCCCCTGCCCGCCGGGCTGCCCGCCGCCCCCCCCGCCGCCGCACGCGGCCAGCGCGAGCGCCGCCAGCACCGCCAGAATCCCGCCGGATCTCCGCATCGTCGCTCCTCCCGGGTTCACGATCTCGGGAACTGCTGCGAACCTCGTCCCCACCTCACACCGACTCTTCAAGCATCGGTCCGAACCATCCCTGCACGTCCCCGGCCCCGCGGCCCTCTCCCCCGGCTCGCTCCGCTCGCCATCCCCTCCCCCCAAACCGACTGGGGGAGGGGAAACCGCGAACGGATTCACCGCACTCCCGCACTCCCGCACTTCTTCAGAACCGGTCGAACATCCACGGCTTCGGCACCTCGAACGCGCGGTCCAGCATCTTCACCACGTCGGCGCCGTTCAGCGTGGCCAGCCCGCCGGAGAGCGCCTGCCACGGGGCAATGGCGCCGATGTAGATGCGCGAGAGCGTCTGGATGGGCATGGCCAGCTCCGCGTCGCAGCGCCCGCCGATCCAGTGCTCCACCTGCATGGCCCCGCCCTCGATCCGCACCCGCCAGGGGCCGCGGTTCTCGGGGACCTGCGCGTCCTCGATCTCCAGCTTCAGCGTGAGCTCGGCCTCGCTGGCCAGCGACCGCGTCTTCAGCGCGTCGCACACGTCCAGCACGCGGAACATGGGCCCGCGGACCAGCGTGGCCGACGGAAACCAGAGCCGCCACGACGGCGCCTGCAGGAGCGGGAGGCGCGGCTCCCGGATGCGGTCGCCGAACCCCTCCTCGGGGTGCGCGCGGTAGGCGATCTCGCGCCACTGGTCGCCCAGCGTGCTGAGCCAGCCGTAGATGCCGCGCTGCGCGGCGATGCTGAGCCAGGCGCGCTCCTCCACCTCCAGGTAGCGGCGGTCCAGCGGCAGGTCGGCGCGGTAGCGGACGATGCAGTACCCTTCCGGCACCCCGTCGTCGTTCCAGTAGACCACCGCGGCCTGCTCCTCCTCGCCCCAGCTTCCGCGCCAGCTGCGGTCGGTGCGGTCCAGCTGCCCGGTCTGCAGCAGCCGCGCGGCCTCGGCGTACACCGCCTTCATGGCCACCAGGTCCTCGGGCGTGTCGACCAGGCGCACCTTCATCCGCTCGGCCTTGTCGTCGGGCAGGAGCATGGGCGGGAGCTGGTACTGGTGCGCCTCGCCGGCCAGCCCGTAGCCCAGGTCCTCGTAGAACGACGCGCGGAAGGGAAAGAGCGCCGACCCCACGTCGCCGCGCTCGCGGGCGTGCTCGAAGCCGGCCACCAGCATCCGCTGCGCCAGCCCGCGCCGCCGGTGCGTCGGGCTGATGGCGACGCCGGCCAGCCCCATCACGGGGATGGCCGCGCCGGCGATCCACTGGCGCAGCCACAGGAGCTGGCAGGCGCCCACCAGCCGCCCGTTCTCCTCGGCCACCCACAGCGCCTCCAGCCCCCCGTGCGGCCCCGTGCGCAGGAACTCCATCCACCAGCGGTGGCCCCGCCCCGGCGCGGGAAACGAGTGCGCCTCCAGCCGGGCCACCTCTTCCAGCTCGTCCGGCCGCGCCGGACGGAACGTTTCGCTCAAGCCGCCCCTCTTCCCCTTATCTACCGGATCTTCCGGCCCCGCCGCCCGCGCGTGGCCCGCCTTTCGCAGCGCCGCCCGCTCCGGATGCCGGGGCCGGCGGCCCCGCATCTGCTTGGAACGTGCCAGCCGCCGCGGCCCCACTGCCGCGCCGGGCGCCCAACTTACCCGTAGCGCACATGCGACGCCAACCCGCCCACGTGCATCTCCTGGCCGCGCTGGCCATCGCCGCGAGCGCGGCGTGCCGCAGCGCCAGCCCCCCGCAGCGCGACGGCGCCGCCGACTCGCTGCCCACCCCCAACGCCGGCTCGGCGGAGCAGCGGCCGGCGGCGCAGCACCGTGTCCTTCCCGGGCTGGAGGTGCTGGTCCGCGACTCGATGGCGCTGATCCGCGGCAGGCGCGTGGGCCTCATCACCAACCAGACCGCCGTGACCTCCACCGGGCAGCACGCGGTGGACCTGCTGGCGCGCACGCCGGGGGTGCGGCTGGTGGCCCTCTTCGGCCCCGAGCACGGGGTGCGGGGGACGTACGAGGGGGGCGCGCGGGTGGAGAACCAGGTCGACAGCGCCACGGGCATCCCCGTCTTCTCCCTCTACGGGCGCACGCAGAAGCCCACGCCCGAGATGCTGCGTGGAATCGACGTGCTGATGTTCGACATCCAGGACATCGGCGCGCGGCCGTACACCTTCGTGTGGACCATGGCGCTGGCGATGGAGGCCGCGGCGGCGCAGCACATCCCCTTCATCGTCCTGGACCGC
The nucleotide sequence above comes from Longimicrobium sp.. Encoded proteins:
- a CDS encoding GNAT family N-acetyltransferase; protein product: MSETFRPARPDELEEVARLEAHSFPAPGRGHRWWMEFLRTGPHGGLEALWVAEENGRLVGACQLLWLRQWIAGAAIPVMGLAGVAISPTHRRRGLAQRMLVAGFEHARERGDVGSALFPFRASFYEDLGYGLAGEAHQYQLPPMLLPDDKAERMKVRLVDTPEDLVAMKAVYAEAARLLQTGQLDRTDRSWRGSWGEEEQAAVVYWNDDGVPEGYCIVRYRADLPLDRRYLEVEERAWLSIAAQRGIYGWLSTLGDQWREIAYRAHPEEGFGDRIREPRLPLLQAPSWRLWFPSATLVRGPMFRVLDVCDALKTRSLASEAELTLKLEIEDAQVPENRGPWRVRIEGGAMQVEHWIGGRCDAELAMPIQTLSRIYIGAIAPWQALSGGLATLNGADVVKMLDRAFEVPKPWMFDRF
- a CDS encoding ABC transporter substrate-binding protein: MRRSGGILAVLAALALAACGGGGGGGQPGGQGADEAPPPGNFNTFGGGPPGGTLVMLAEGDADNLNPLIFEATQSYQLVHLMFRAIGRRDSTLSNYTPDFAERWEVKDPTTVVVHVRPGIRWHDGVPTSANDVVYAIQMQKNDQIASTRQQDIEGIASARALDSMTVEVKLSKPGPATVNSLLEVVPVPRHLLDSIPPARMRFAAFNQRPVGNGLFRFVRWNKNQEIVVEANRDAPQRPSLDRIIVRVVPDPSARLTALINGEGDLDKVTADQQARLRASPNVRLASAARVRPGWIVWNVDKPPVNDPVVRRAFLMSVNRQQLAQLEFGPEGEPALSPIPSKLREHSPDVRPIPYNVAQAGQLLQQAGWVDSNGDGIRDKGGQPLRLVIEYSSADPVRQDMLIAMQAMAKQAGIAIVPQSYERTTWVARLRGREFVGSFWGWGWGPGVMGPNARGVWSSASIPPGGANFAGYRNPRLDALLDSVIVEADTGRSRGMWRQIEQTVIDDAVYAPIFFDPEFYGVSSRFRGVKFRGPEWWEDVIYWWIPPNQLTARDKQGAGQPAR